DNA sequence from the Liolophura sinensis isolate JHLJ2023 chromosome 1, CUHK_Ljap_v2, whole genome shotgun sequence genome:
CAAAGATCTCGGAAAACACTTGGAAAAGTGACATAAAGTTTGGGCATATAACTGTGTCAACAGACATGAGAGAAGTCAAAATACATTGGGAAGACAGTGTGACTCTTTCATCAGGATTGTCACAAGGGGGTAGAGGCATGGAACTGTCAGAGCTTGTGGCATTCAATGGGAAACTTTACTCTGTGGATGATAGAACTGGGATTGTGTACCAGATAGACAATCAGAAAGTCATTCCATGGGTGATCTTGGCAGATGGCAGTGGTCATGAAAGCAAAGGTAGCATAATCTGAAAACTCTgcacctcaaaaatatattagAGAGGGTGGATTAATCAGAGATTGCTCTTTCTACATCTATTCCTcctaaaaaaatacatttacttaaGGGCACTCCACCACCCCCAAGTTATGTAACATTTCTCCCAAAAGTACAAATGTGCTGTTTGTTGTAGCTTCTTATGTCATTATTTTGGCCAACAGAAGTCACCTGAAATGTGCCTCTAAAGCGAACATAAAGTCAGctactaaagctgaattaattgaTGTAGtggtattccagaaatgttctaaaaatattttaaaaattctacaccacttATCAGCAAAGTAAATAACAAACTATTGTCAGTACcaagccactcatttggtgatcccattttgtcatgttaaagctatctagagtgacatcAGAAAAACCTGAGGTTCTCCCGTGCCAGCTGTATTAAACAATCTGTATTAAACAAtctgtattaaacaatgtgaaagtgagaaaatacaaataaaagtgCCTGACACCCAACCAAAGCATATCAGCTCTACtctgtgttcaaagggccgatatttcttttagtttggtgCTCGGTCAGGGCAGTATTCCTGGACACAAGCGTCATACTTTAGCCGTCCTGCTcatcctcgtcctgcatgggtgtaagcatttggcctaacTGGCTGCACCGACTTCAGGCAATTTACCAAAcgtagcaggaccttctgatttataacagaccctttcattcaaactttttggaagaaaatgcagagtcacaatatttttcttcaagcaatgactgtGCAGAgacggttttcttgccagctcacagtgacaattactgcagtatcctgcccaacatgtgcATTGTGACGTGGGCAgctgttctcagttccctgctcataaatgtgtggttcagaATGCcacagtttaacacttaaactaccCCCagaatccaatttattgcatcagtATTTGACTAttcactataagaaaccacactgacaatcgacagttaataggttttttgacgtgacagccaattatcataTGACGCTTTCGGCACTAGTGATTAGCCAAGTTCATAAGGACTTCTATAACACGGCTACTCAGaatgaattgtccgtcagtacCATATCCCCattgctgaacttcatcttcgtggctttcaaaactttatagaatttttttacatatttttctgtgataactgtgtcctttATCATTTTTTCCGTGTATATATAGTGCcagacttcatgttcactttaaaggtctagaaaacataaaaaatacatgaagtcCAGGTGACAGAGTAAAAGTTAGTTTTAACTATCAGTATGCTctgaacctttttttttttttcaatttttgtttaatgagacattagaaaataatttttgtatggtgggtatttggtactgcctcttggtatatactgtctctgcataataatgttctaaatgaagatgtagtgaatgtttaatatatatatatatttgtgctaGAGTCTGGACTTTACAAATGTGCTCAAACAGAgtttttttatggttttaatatattaataaatttaatcataattaagattaaatgcatgtctttggatataaacaacaaattgaaattggaatatatttattttgcattgcatcatatccttatttataacattataatgcaaagacgatatatatcAAAAGGTGGTCCTGAATacctaccatacaaaaatatttttacatatcctttcttctgaaagaaaacattgaaaaaatattaaagactttCCATGCTTTTTCGTCAGAtcttggcatcatttttatgttttcctcaCCTAGGTGGCTGAAGAGGACAAAGCTTCCAGGGCCTAGGCTGCCCATGGACTTTGGCTATTGGACTGAGACATTGTAAATTAATTTAGCTGCTTTAACACCCTTAAATTATTTGATATTACCTCAAAAGACAAATATTGCGCTTTATTCCAGCTTCTTATATATATGTGAGGTCAGAGCATCGCTGGCCTAGGCTGCCCCTGGACCTTGGTCTGTCACTAACATATCACACACCTTCACCCTCTGTAGATTGCATTTTATTGCATGATGGTCAGCTATGCATGCATTTAGGCCCATGttcttaaaatttaacaaattcttTGTCAAGCTGTTAATTATGTGTATTATGTGTTGTTTCAGGTTTTAAATCTGAATGGGCTACAGTGAAGGATAAGCGAATGTATGTTGGAGGACTGGGAAAGGAATGGACTACTGTTTCAGGAACTGTCCAGAATTTTAATCCTCAGTGGGTGAAAAGTATTGGGCCAAGTGGAGATGTAATTCATCTGAACTGGAGGGAGAACTACAACAAAATGAGGCATGCATGTAGTACAGACTATCCTGGTACGAGTCTCTCATTATCAGCTTCTGTGGAGTCATTTCAGTTTTTCTCTTGTGGATGAGTTAGATTGAGAGATTGTGCGAATggcatgtaaaactacatggaatatgaatataataaatTTCTAGCCGGAGTAGAGCAAAATTTGTAGGCCTATTTCCAAAAGATTAAGTAATTATTTCTTAGAAAGGTACATAATGAGACATGTTTTTGTGTGATACTTTGTGATCTAATTTGATAATTTCACAAGTATTCATTGTGAGTGATAAAAGGAATTTGATGTTTTGCcttgtatcatttttattttattttgttaggCTATTTAATCCATGAAGCGGGCGTGTGGAGCATTGTCCATCAACAGTGGTTCTTTCTGCCAAGAAGAGCAAGCATGGAGGCGTATGAAGAAGTTGCAGATGAAAGGCGTGCATCCAACATCCTGCTTGTCTGTaatgaacattttgaaaacattgaagTTCGTCACATAGGAGTTGTTAATCCTACCCATGGCTTTTCATCATTCAAGTTCATCCCTGGAAGTAATGACAGATTGATAATAGCTCTCAAGTCTATGGAAGACAAAGGACAGATAGCTACCTTTGTCTTGGTCTTCTCTGTCGATGGAGAGATCATCTATCCAGAAACAAAAATAGGAGATTATAAATATGAAGGGATTGAATTTGTTtgattatgaaaatattttagttttcttatTGTATTTTTTAAGGGAAATGCTGGTAGTCAGTCCAtctatgaaatatattttactttgaaaaaaaatgtaaggaagaatttattacatttagTTGTTTGAAACTTTTAAACTCTAGGATCAAATTGTAGGATTTTGTAAAATGTGGACGAATAGCTGTGAGAGCACAAGCCTGTGGAAGGACTGGTTTTTAAGTGTCATTTTATGGGCTGTACTGTAGCTGACAACCACTTGCATAGTTGATTACATACACATACCAGGAGTACCTTCATAGACTtgtggtttgttttattttctctttctttatttgaagCTGTGTTGAAAGCTGTGTAAATGGTTCCCTTGATGGCTCCTCGACTAGGCATATTAAATGGGCAGGAGGGATGGGTTGCTATGGGAGtctttttaaaatgttcttCCTTAGTGCATTTGGTTATTCTGCTTGACAGGACGCATGCATTTTCTCTTCAACCCTGTCTACTACTAATACTAATTGTGATACTCACGCTGGCTTCTCGTGGGTAAACATTAGCAGTAGCTGATTACTAGCACACCAATCCAATTTTGAGAGTTTACCTCGGTTTATTCTTATTTAGATTCAGACTTCCCAGAATTAAATCCCGAGGCTAGTTTGTAGAGCACGATTGAAAGTGTTAAGTGTTAGATGCGTTTGTGTATTTCCAGCACATAAAATGGCACAGACATGCTTGACAACATGGCCACGGTCATCAATGTTAAGAAAGCAATAAACAGGGTCAGTTTCACACCACCGAGGCTGGTTATGGATTTCTCCTCTTGAACTGCCATGGAAAGGCTCGAGGGAAGTACACCATTTCTGGAGGATTTCTTGGGAGTCCTGTGGTTTGTACACGTATTGGGAGACACGCTTGGTGAGAAGGTGCTTAATTACAGACTTGGTGCCAGAAGTGTGTATCAAACTATGCATCAAAGTCATGTTAATATTGAtgtgatttttatatttgtattctcATAACTGATCATGTCAAAGAAAatggattttatttctttatgtattCCTGCCCGAGTGATTTTTACATAATTGATAGTTATACCCTCAAAAGTTTTAAGTGAATTTTTATGTGTTAACCATTGAAAAGTGCCCTTTACTGCCACAACCTGCTACTATTCACATActatttaataattatttgtGAACATTTCTTCATACCAACATTCATACGATACAGCATCTGAAAGCATGATCATTTATTGTTGTGCATGAGGTGCTTCAATCTTTGTGTTGTGATTATAGGCAAATCTGACAAACTTGAATGAATCCGCTTGTGTAACGTTTTacaatgtgacatttgtataataacattacatatatgtatgtgtaatacacTCCACATTTAGAGGTGGAGCCAGCATActgctggttgccgttgtataagtgaaatattcttgagtacggcgtaaaactccaataaaacaaataaataaaatctccCTTATACGCCGGAGATATTGGGTTCACTCTCTACTCCAGTGCTCAGCTTAATCGTACCCAGTTTAAGTAAACTTGGTGGGAcatatgtctggtgtctttcacATGGTGCTCCAGTGAGGGAGCActttaaatatgtatgtatgtattaggACCAGCCCGTTAAAGATAGgtaatgtaaatcttcaaccttttcaaccactaaagcactttttttcagtggaatttatgcatacagttattatgaccATGATgcttaaaatgatttgttcgtGTAATTAAAAGATTCAAGGGTCATAGAACTGTGCCAgatatttctctacaccccagttttctcagaatgtttcaaaagatTGGTTGCAGAGacggttgaaaagtttgaagcaTTAgatatatgttgttcattagatggactaactgTGTGAGAAAGGGAAACgtatttctgttacaattacatgtgtattggtgAAAAAGAGCTGGCCaggtgtccccaaaattagaatAATTACAGTGACTGTAAATTGTGTGGATGCAACCCTCATTTACTATATTCCAGTAGTATCAGCTGCATGGATTTTTGCAGGTAATACTGTTGGTTTTCTCAATAACCTCGTCACATTCAGTGGAGATAAGTACTTATGTGCAGAATATGTGTTCAGATGTCTTTGCAGGACCTTTTTAATATGCGTGTAAATATTAACCCTGTTGTATGTTTGCATGGTATTGCTTTTATATTTGAAAGGAATATCCTGTCTACAAAAAATATGGGAAGCTGTTGTGGCAAATACAGCGAAGCACTCCTGTTCTATGCCCTCACAAAGAGTAAGAATATCAAACACCAATATTATTGTATTGCTGGaaacaacattttattgttaacaGTCTTAATCTACATTTGTATTTCAATAAGCAGCAAAGGCTTGCATGCATTGAGCTTTGTTTTTGAAGGCTTTTGTACATCAGGCTTTGTCTTGAAAAATTGAGGAGTGAAAAAAACCTTACTGTATGATATAGTCACACTGGTATACAGCCTTTGTCTTCGTGATTGCATGAAACACTGCCATTCCAGTCAATTCAGTGTCAAATTATTACTTTATACATACAGTAATACCTACAAGGACTATATGAGCGAGGAGTACATCAGTGATACTCGGGTATTAAGATTGAGGGTATTAGTACAAGTTGTGCCTGTAAATATTATTCATGAAAACAACTGTAATTTTTTATCCATATGAATGATTATTCTTGAAATTGGAATTTCTGTCTGATTGCTTACATACATTATCACATTGTTCATTCAAAAACTGTGATGTGAGTTGAGAAAGTTTTAGCATGATGTAGTTAAAGAAAACCTTAATCTACAGTGTAGGTGCCAAAGATGCATGTAAAAACCAATTGTCAGTCATagtggatgttccaggtcaataatagcaaTACAAATTTGCTAAACAACGTTCAATACAAGCCACCAAAAGAACTAAGGACGtagacaaaataacaaattaggATGAATTCATGTAAAGATAGGTTTTCAGTGAAACAGGAAATCAGTATCCAGTGCTGTACTTGTATATATCCTGTCCTTAAACTATGTGAAGACCTGTACAGAGCCCAACTTTCACCACTGAACTGTTAAAAACACTAACACTAAAGGATTTAGTCTATACAATTTGTAGGGACTCTTTGTAGCATTTGtaagtgtaaatacatgtatagaatgaAATCATGAATAATTTCATCATGACTGTGATATTCTGCACATTTTCACATGGTACATGCGCACTGTTACGGGGCTGTAGAACATACAGCATTCAGCACACCAGCTGAGGT
Encoded proteins:
- the LOC135462147 gene encoding soluble calcium-activated nucleotidase 1-like; amino-acid sequence: MKASTSVHDWMKAIQTPTPYRVGTAKIQLKPRFLAYASLFTMALFILFVFVVLPRPIRGIPNCVEIRKRTEYNSTYPLTEPEDLGDGYRFKIAVVTDLDTDSKISENTWKSDIKFGHITVSTDMREVKIHWEDSVTLSSGLSQGGRGMELSELVAFNGKLYSVDDRTGIVYQIDNQKVIPWVILADGSGHESKGFKSEWATVKDKRMYVGGLGKEWTTVSGTVQNFNPQWVKSIGPSGDVIHLNWRENYNKMRHACSTDYPGYLIHEAGVWSIVHQQWFFLPRRASMEAYEEVADERRASNILLVCNEHFENIEVRHIGVVNPTHGFSSFKFIPGSNDRLIIALKSMEDKGQIATFVLVFSVDGEIIYPETKIGDYKYEGIEFV